Genomic segment of Streptomyces sp. NA02950:
ATCCGCAGCAGCCGATCGCTGATCCCGTGGGAGTGCCGGTCGCCCTCGGCCACGATGCGGTGGCTGATGGAGGCCGGATGCTGGATCAGGGTGTCGACGCTGCCGAGGCTGACCGCCGGGGTGATCAGCCGGACCCCGGCGATCACCTCGTGCGAGTCGCCGTGGGTCTCGAAGGCCACCATCGCGCCGCCCATCCGCGGATAGTGGACCCGCTCCACCCGCGGGTCGGCGGCCAGCCGCCGGGCCAACTCCGCCGCGGTCGCCGAGGCGGCGCGCATCCGCACCGGCAGGGTGGACAGACCGCGTAGCAGCAGATAGCCCGCGAGCGGATGGAGCACCCCGCCGGTCGCGAACCGCACCTGGCGCAGCGCCCGCGCGAACTTTTCGTCACAGGCGACGACCCCGCCCAGCACATCGCCGTGCCCGCCGAGGTACTTCGTCGCACTGTGCAGGACCACGCTCGCGCCCTGTTCGGCCGGACGCTGGAGGACCGGGGTGGCGAAGGTGTTGTCGGCGAGCAGCGGCACGGTGCCGCAGGAGTGGGCGATGGCCCGCAGATCGAGCTCGCGCAGGGTCGGGTTGGCCGGGGACTCGACCACCACCAGACCGGTGTCCGGGCGGATGGCCTCCGCAACCCCGGCCGGATCCACCCAGGTCACCTCGGTGCCCAGCAGTCCGGCGTCCAGCAGATGGTCACTGCATCCGTACAGCGGACGGACCGCGACCACATGCCGCAGCCCTTGGGCCACCCGCACCAGCAGACAGGCGCTGAGCGCCGCCATCCCGCTGGCGAACGCGACCGCGCTCTCGGTGCCCTCCAACCGGGCGAGGGCGGTCTCGAAACGGCCGACGGTCGGGTTGTCGAGGCGGGCGTAGACGGGCGGGCCGTCGGGCCGGGCGCCGGTGGTGGCGAAGTCGTCGATCCGGGCGGCCTCCTGGCGGCTGTCGTACGAGGGGTAGGTCGTCGACAGGTCCAGTGGCACGGCGTGCAGTCCCATGGCCGCGAGGTCCTCGCGGCCGGCGTGGACGGCCTCGGTGGCGAGTGCGTGGCTCCCACCGGTCCGCGTGCTCTCCGTGGTCTCCGTGAAGTCCATGGGTGAAGGGTGAACAAGCGCCGATTCAATCCGACTGATGTTCGTGCTACGTTCGGCCGATGGCCGAAACTGTCGCTCTCGATCCGGTGGATCTCCAGATTCTGCGGCTCTTGCAGAACGACGCCCGGACCACCTATCGCGATCTCGCGGCCCAGGTGGGCGTCGCCCCGTCGACCTGCCTCGACCGGGTCGCCCGGCTGCGCCGCTCGGGAGTCATTCTCGGCCATGAGCTCCGTCTCGACCCGGCCAAGCTGGGGCGCGGTCTACAGGCGCTGCTCTCGGTCCAGCTCCGGCCGCACCGCCGTGAGCTGGTCGGACCGTTCGTCGAACGGATCCGGACACTGCCCGAGTCCCGGGCGCTGTTCCACCTCGCCGGACCCGACGACTATCTGGTGCATGTCGCGGTCGCCGACACCGCCGATCTCCAGCGGCTGGTTCTGGACGAGTTCACCTCACGCCGTGAGGTGGCCCGGGTGGAGACCCGGCTGATATTCCAGCAGTGGGAGTGCGGGCCGATGCTGCCCCCGGCCCACGGCGGCACATCGGACACCTAGTAGGGGGTGTCCGCGAAGTCCCGCCGGGCCCGCGACGCTGGCACGCACGCTCGCTGCGTTGTCGGGATCACCCGAGGAGGCCCACGACGACGGCGACCCTCCGCCTTGCGATCCTCCCCCAGCTACCGCTGGGAGGTGCCCCCTGCACCAGACGCCGCGGGCTCACCCGACGCGACGTTACGGACACCCCCTGGGGGCGCATCCGGCCACCGGACCACCGCGACCACCGGGTTCAGGTATGTCACAGGTAATGCTGCTGACGCCGTGGCCCCGTTCGTACGAGG
This window contains:
- a CDS encoding PLP-dependent aspartate aminotransferase family protein, translating into MDFTETTESTRTGGSHALATEAVHAGREDLAAMGLHAVPLDLSTTYPSYDSRQEAARIDDFATTGARPDGPPVYARLDNPTVGRFETALARLEGTESAVAFASGMAALSACLLVRVAQGLRHVVAVRPLYGCSDHLLDAGLLGTEVTWVDPAGVAEAIRPDTGLVVVESPANPTLRELDLRAIAHSCGTVPLLADNTFATPVLQRPAEQGASVVLHSATKYLGGHGDVLGGVVACDEKFARALRQVRFATGGVLHPLAGYLLLRGLSTLPVRMRAASATAAELARRLAADPRVERVHYPRMGGAMVAFETHGDSHEVIAGVRLITPAVSLGSVDTLIQHPASISHRIVAEGDRHSHGISDRLLRMSVGLEDVEDLWGDLDRALSARAAARVPEAASEPERTPVPG
- a CDS encoding Lrp/AsnC family transcriptional regulator; this translates as MAETVALDPVDLQILRLLQNDARTTYRDLAAQVGVAPSTCLDRVARLRRSGVILGHELRLDPAKLGRGLQALLSVQLRPHRRELVGPFVERIRTLPESRALFHLAGPDDYLVHVAVADTADLQRLVLDEFTSRREVARVETRLIFQQWECGPMLPPAHGGTSDT